A region from the Alosa alosa isolate M-15738 ecotype Scorff River chromosome 7, AALO_Geno_1.1, whole genome shotgun sequence genome encodes:
- the lpar2b gene encoding lysophosphatidic acid receptor 2b isoform X2: MDTEDDDQPGCYYNKSVEFFYNKSGKNISLFWRKRDYVVVTLGMGVCIIVILANILVMTAIFINRRFHFPIYYLLGNLAAADLFAGTSYLFLMFHTGPWTIHLTKQRWFIRQGLIDTSLTASVINLLAIAVERHQTIFTMQLHSTMTNRRVVLLILGIWSVAIVMGLVPTMGWHCLCDLDGCSTMAPMYSRSYLIFWAVLNLLTFSIMVAVYTRIFLYVRHKSHRMSQHTTQAKHKETVENLMKTVTMILGAFVICWTPGLVVLLLDGLDCTNCHVLSYEKYFLILAECNSLVNPIIYSYRDKDMRRTFRKILCYLCPARCKQAAGGSDGDASAVRFNTLEQESSRTRISSQIRPVKKETNGTQLELSQGDHLLTSSES, encoded by the exons ATGGATACAGAAGACGATGACCAGCCCGGCTGCTATTACAACAAGTCGGTGGAGTTCTTCTACAACAAAAGTGGCAAGAACATCAGCTTGTTCTGGCGCAAGCGAGACTATGTGGTTGTCACACTGGGCATGGGCGTGTGCATCATAGTCATCCTCGCCAACATCCTGGTCATGACGGCCATCTTCATCAACCGGCGGTTCCACTTCCCCATCTACTACCTGCTGGGGAACCTGGCCGCCGCTGACCTGTTTGCTGGAACCTCCTACCTCTTCCTCATGTTCCACACCGGGCCCTGGACCATCCACCTCACCAAACAAAGGTGGTTCATAAGACAG GGTCTAATCGACACCAGCCTGACGGCGTCGGTCATCAACCTGCTCGCCATCGCGGTGGAGCGCCACCAGACCATCTTCACCATGCAGCTCCACAGCACCATGACCAACCGGCGCGTGGTGCTGCTGATCCTAGGCATCTGGTCGGTGGCCATCGTCATGGGCCTGGTGCCCACCATGGGCTGGCACTGCCTGTGCGACCTGGACGGTTGCTCCACCATGGCGCCCATGTACAGCCGCAGTTACCTGATCTTCTGGGCCGTGCTGAACCTGCTGACCTTCTCGATCATGGTGGCCGTGTACACTCGCATCTTCCTGTACGTGCGGCACAAGAGCCACCGCATGTCGCAGCACACGACACAGGCCAAGCACAAGGAGACTGTAGAGAACCTGATGAAGACCGTCACCATGATCTTAG gTGCGTTTGTGATCTGCTGGACGCCAGGGCTGGTGGTGCTGTTGCTGGACGGGCTGGACTGCACGAATTGCCACGTGCTGAGCTACGAGAAGTACTTCCTGATCCTCGCTGAGTGCAACTCGCTCGTCAACCCAATCATCTACTCCTACCGCGACAAGGACATGCGCCGCACCTTCCGCAAGATCCTCTGCTACCTGTGTCCAGCCCGGTGTAAGCAGGCGGCGGGTGGCAGCGATGGAGATGCCTCGGCAGTGCGCTTCAACACGCTGGAGCAGGAG TCGAGCAGAACAAGGATTTCTTCCCAGATTCGG CCTGTGAAGAAGGAAACAAACGGAACCCAGCTGGAACTCAGCCAAGGTGACCACCTGCTGACCTCCTCGGAAAGCTAA
- the lpar2b gene encoding lysophosphatidic acid receptor 2b isoform X1 produces the protein MDTEDDDQPGCYYNKSVEFFYNKSGKNISLFWRKRDYVVVTLGMGVCIIVILANILVMTAIFINRRFHFPIYYLLGNLAAADLFAGTSYLFLMFHTGPWTIHLTKQRWFIRQGLIDTSLTASVINLLAIAVERHQTIFTMQLHSTMTNRRVVLLILGIWSVAIVMGLVPTMGWHCLCDLDGCSTMAPMYSRSYLIFWAVLNLLTFSIMVAVYTRIFLYVRHKSHRMSQHTTQAKHKETVENLMKTVTMILGAFVICWTPGLVVLLLDGLDCTNCHVLSYEKYFLILAECNSLVNPIIYSYRDKDMRRTFRKILCYLCPARCKQAAGGSDGDASAVRFNTLEQEVLSESNGTQHDHHPHKGAGEHKNGMGDRGVGEGKGAY, from the exons ATGGATACAGAAGACGATGACCAGCCCGGCTGCTATTACAACAAGTCGGTGGAGTTCTTCTACAACAAAAGTGGCAAGAACATCAGCTTGTTCTGGCGCAAGCGAGACTATGTGGTTGTCACACTGGGCATGGGCGTGTGCATCATAGTCATCCTCGCCAACATCCTGGTCATGACGGCCATCTTCATCAACCGGCGGTTCCACTTCCCCATCTACTACCTGCTGGGGAACCTGGCCGCCGCTGACCTGTTTGCTGGAACCTCCTACCTCTTCCTCATGTTCCACACCGGGCCCTGGACCATCCACCTCACCAAACAAAGGTGGTTCATAAGACAG GGTCTAATCGACACCAGCCTGACGGCGTCGGTCATCAACCTGCTCGCCATCGCGGTGGAGCGCCACCAGACCATCTTCACCATGCAGCTCCACAGCACCATGACCAACCGGCGCGTGGTGCTGCTGATCCTAGGCATCTGGTCGGTGGCCATCGTCATGGGCCTGGTGCCCACCATGGGCTGGCACTGCCTGTGCGACCTGGACGGTTGCTCCACCATGGCGCCCATGTACAGCCGCAGTTACCTGATCTTCTGGGCCGTGCTGAACCTGCTGACCTTCTCGATCATGGTGGCCGTGTACACTCGCATCTTCCTGTACGTGCGGCACAAGAGCCACCGCATGTCGCAGCACACGACACAGGCCAAGCACAAGGAGACTGTAGAGAACCTGATGAAGACCGTCACCATGATCTTAG gTGCGTTTGTGATCTGCTGGACGCCAGGGCTGGTGGTGCTGTTGCTGGACGGGCTGGACTGCACGAATTGCCACGTGCTGAGCTACGAGAAGTACTTCCTGATCCTCGCTGAGTGCAACTCGCTCGTCAACCCAATCATCTACTCCTACCGCGACAAGGACATGCGCCGCACCTTCCGCAAGATCCTCTGCTACCTGTGTCCAGCCCGGTGTAAGCAGGCGGCGGGTGGCAGCGATGGAGATGCCTCGGCAGTGCGCTTCAACACGCTGGAGCAGGAGGTACTGTCTGAAAGCAACGGAACGCAACATGACCACCACCCACACAAGGGCGCCGGCGAGCACAAGAACGGGATGGGCGACAGGGGGGTTGGGGAGGGCAAAGGCGCATACTGA
- the lpar2b gene encoding lysophosphatidic acid receptor 2b isoform X3, which translates to MDTEDDDQPGCYYNKSVEFFYNKSGKNISLFWRKRDYVVVTLGMGVCIIVILANILVMTAIFINRRFHFPIYYLLGNLAAADLFAGTSYLFLMFHTGPWTIHLTKQRWFIRQGLIDTSLTASVINLLAIAVERHQTIFTMQLHSTMTNRRVVLLILGIWSVAIVMGLVPTMGWHCLCDLDGCSTMAPMYSRSYLIFWAVLNLLTFSIMVAVYTRIFLYVRHKSHRMSQHTTQAKHKETVENLMKTVTMILGAFVICWTPGLVVLLLDGLDCTNCHVLSYEKYFLILAECNSLVNPIIYSYRDKDMRRTFRKILCYLCPARCKQAAGGSDGDASAVRFNTLEQEPVKKETNGTQLELSQGDHLLTSSES; encoded by the exons ATGGATACAGAAGACGATGACCAGCCCGGCTGCTATTACAACAAGTCGGTGGAGTTCTTCTACAACAAAAGTGGCAAGAACATCAGCTTGTTCTGGCGCAAGCGAGACTATGTGGTTGTCACACTGGGCATGGGCGTGTGCATCATAGTCATCCTCGCCAACATCCTGGTCATGACGGCCATCTTCATCAACCGGCGGTTCCACTTCCCCATCTACTACCTGCTGGGGAACCTGGCCGCCGCTGACCTGTTTGCTGGAACCTCCTACCTCTTCCTCATGTTCCACACCGGGCCCTGGACCATCCACCTCACCAAACAAAGGTGGTTCATAAGACAG GGTCTAATCGACACCAGCCTGACGGCGTCGGTCATCAACCTGCTCGCCATCGCGGTGGAGCGCCACCAGACCATCTTCACCATGCAGCTCCACAGCACCATGACCAACCGGCGCGTGGTGCTGCTGATCCTAGGCATCTGGTCGGTGGCCATCGTCATGGGCCTGGTGCCCACCATGGGCTGGCACTGCCTGTGCGACCTGGACGGTTGCTCCACCATGGCGCCCATGTACAGCCGCAGTTACCTGATCTTCTGGGCCGTGCTGAACCTGCTGACCTTCTCGATCATGGTGGCCGTGTACACTCGCATCTTCCTGTACGTGCGGCACAAGAGCCACCGCATGTCGCAGCACACGACACAGGCCAAGCACAAGGAGACTGTAGAGAACCTGATGAAGACCGTCACCATGATCTTAG gTGCGTTTGTGATCTGCTGGACGCCAGGGCTGGTGGTGCTGTTGCTGGACGGGCTGGACTGCACGAATTGCCACGTGCTGAGCTACGAGAAGTACTTCCTGATCCTCGCTGAGTGCAACTCGCTCGTCAACCCAATCATCTACTCCTACCGCGACAAGGACATGCGCCGCACCTTCCGCAAGATCCTCTGCTACCTGTGTCCAGCCCGGTGTAAGCAGGCGGCGGGTGGCAGCGATGGAGATGCCTCGGCAGTGCGCTTCAACACGCTGGAGCAGGAG CCTGTGAAGAAGGAAACAAACGGAACCCAGCTGGAACTCAGCCAAGGTGACCACCTGCTGACCTCCTCGGAAAGCTAA